acactactgtactgtctgtgcTCACGGAGGCGATGTGGAATCGCCAGCTAGTGAGCTGTGTGTGCTAGTAGTGTTCAACATAGAAGTAGCTGtttcctttgctctgcaagggccaggGCTTTGGTACCGGGGCAGGTAACGCTGCTAGTTCTAGTGCAGATGTATATGCGCAGAGAGAAGAGCTGAGAGTAGAGTTCATGGGGTGATGAAATGGTAAAGCTCCGGTGTTCATAAGTTAGACCTAAACAACCACCAAGACTTTCCTAGACTAGAAATAATATAGTTCTTTACTGTATATTGTCATGTGACCATATGACGTCTGTTATTGGAAATTGCTTTTGAGGGAACGGGTTCTTTGGAAATGTCTTGACTCAGTTCTGAGACTGATTCATTTCTATCAACAGAAACAAAGTGCATTGATTTATTCGCTCTTAGCTCTTTATACATGTTTTACATCTTACCAGTCACCACTTCCTTATTATACCTTGTTTGTTTTTAATGTGTCAAGAAACATGCACCACCAATCTCTGGCCAAAGGAAATGTAAATCAGTATGTCTCACTCTTTCCCAGGCTAAGTAATGCAAAGATAAGCCCCGTGACATGtttatttctgtgtttctgttgactttAGACTTCCTTAAAACTGACATCCGATTTCCCAGATTGCTGGGCCAGGCAGGCAGGGCTGTGGGAACATACTTGGCTCGAACTAGGTCAGTCTACTGAGCCCACTGTGGACACGCAGGGAGAAAAGTCTATTAATATACCCACTCCACAGCCCCAAATACATCGCCtggtacaatacagcacagcattGCTCAGTACGGTACAGTACAGCATTACtcggtacagtacagtaaggtacTGTACAGAGCAGAGCAACTCAACACAGCACAGAATACTTTGGTGTAATGGAGAGAAACTTGGAAACCAGTCAAATAATAACACAAGTCAACACTGCATGACACAAGTGAATTAAGTGCACTTTCATTCAATGCAGAAACGTCATTCATTTATCTATAAGCGCAGTAGATCGTAGTTAACgcggtcccagatctgtttgtaatgtcttgccaactcctacccTCAATGGCATCCCAGTGACCATTGGCATTGGAATGACAacgcaaacagatctgggaccaggctagatggTGACTGTTCCCTGACTGCTCTACTCTCTCCCAGGCCGTTCCAGAAGTGTGGTGTGTGACGGGTGATGGCCGACTGGAGTCTCCTGGGCAACTTCTTGGAAGAGGTGCAGGAGCACTCCACGTCTGTGGGCAAGGTGTGGCTCACCATCCTCTTCATCTTCCGTATTCTGGTCTTGGGCACGGCCGCCGAGTCGTCGTGGGGCGACGAGCAGGAGGACTTCACCTGCGACACGGAGCAGCCCGGCTGCGAGAACGTTTGTTACGACACGGCCTTCCCCATCGCCCACATCCGCTACTGGGTGCTGCAGATTGTCTTCGTGTCCACGCCGTCGCTCATCTACATGGGCCACGCCATGCACACGGTGCGCATGGAGGAGAAACGCCGGCGCAAGGAGCAGGAGGACCAGGGGGGAGGTGACGGGGAGGAAGGTGGAGGGGAAGGCGGAGAGGAGAAGCATTATCTGGAGCACggggaagagaaggggggagagtgCGGGAAGGAGGGCAGCGGCATGGGCCGGGTGCGTCTGCGCGGGGCGCTGCTGCAGACTTACGTGTTGAGCATCCTGATCCGGACGCTAATGGAGGTGGTCTTCATCGTGGTGCAGTACATCCTCTACGGGGTCTTCCTCAATGCCCTGTACGTGTGCAACAGCCGGCCCTGTCCACACCCGGTTAACTGTTACGTCTCGCGGCCCACGGAGAAGAATGTGTTCATCGTGTTCATGCTGGCCGTGTCGGGCGTGTCGTTGTTTCTCAGCGCCGTGGAGCTCTACCACCTGGCCTTTAAGCAGTGTCAGAGGTTTCTGAGGAGGAAACgacaacagcagcaacagcagcagcaacagctgCTACAAGGACGCACGCCTTCAAGCGCTACGGTCATCACCGCTGAACCTGACAGCCCACCCCGTCCATCCATGCCCTGCACCCCACCCCCAGACTTCAGCCAGTGTGTTAGCTcttcccctcacacacaccccatgCATTCCCAATCCCACCCCCATCCTAGCTGCCCCCCTTTCAACAACCGGCTGGCCCACCAGCAGAACTCAGTCAACATGGCCACTGAGCGCCACCGTGTTGTCCACAATGACCTTGAAACGGAAGACTTCCTGCACGTGACCTATGAGGGGCACGCCGACACGCCCAATGCCTGCACCCCGCCCTCTTCGCTGCTCCAAAATGGCTTCCAAAATGGTTTCCTGAAGGACAAGAGGCGTCTGAGCAAGACCAGCGGCTCCAGTAGCCGTGTGCGACCCGATGACTTGGCTGTATAGCTCCaattcccaacacacacactgtccctggatcgtttcaaacacacacacacacactcaagactGGGATGACTATTACTCATCTGTTGTGGGGGACTAATTGGAACACTGCATGGCACAAGTCAACGAAGTCACAAAGTATCACAAGTCATGAAACGGAATACTCGAACTAATCAAACAGCTGTAGAGGGGTTAGTGCCTTCATATTTAGCCCTCAGGACTAATCCACTAATGTGACTGTCTGAGACCTCGGTCTGACTGCAtcctaaatggctccctattgcctgtgtagcgcactactttaaaccagggtacatatagctttggtcaaaagtagtgcactatataggggaatacggtgccatttgagacagagACATTGACTCTGACTGCGGTCGCGGAGTCTCTCCCTGAGAGACAGGGGGGCCTTGTGCCAGACCTGAGAATGAGTGGGTCACTGCCACACTATCAGCTTTGTGACACTGACTGGCTGCTGGGGACAGCTAAGTGGGACAGATGACAGCCAGTCtgtcactcagagagagagagagagagagagatatgtgaaGGACGGCTGCCTGTCAATGACCCACAAACTTACGCTTAGACGAACGCTCTGCGTGTGTAAGCTTGCTCTCTctcatgcatgcacacaaacacatacacacacacacactttatattTACAGAGGCACGCAGACACTTTCGTtggcatacacaaacacaaacacaccatgtgAATCCTGATGTTGTCATCACTTCCCACCAGAGATCCAATAGGACCTACAGGAATGACCCatgggattaaaaaaaaaaaatggtgtacTTTGTATGgttaaagagagacagacaaaactACAACCTATTCTGATAAGGGCTTTATTTATGTGGAGCCATCATCGGTTAAAGCAGACGTCCCAAGCTTCCCAGGGTGTGGGGAGGACTTAGTTCATAGTGCATAGTTCAGATACCCTGACTGACCTGGTGCCCCGTTTCCCAAAACCATCTTAAGGCTAAATTCATTGTTAGAACATTTGTTGGAGCATCATTATATCTCAGAGCTGTTTCCCGAAACCATCGTTATCTACTTTGCAATTGAGAAACGCTCGTAACCTAACGACGGCCTCGGACAACTCCTAGAACAGCGAAGCGCGTCGGATGCTTTTTCC
This is a stretch of genomic DNA from Oncorhynchus mykiss isolate Arlee chromosome 7, USDA_OmykA_1.1, whole genome shotgun sequence. It encodes these proteins:
- the gja5b gene encoding gap junction alpha-5 protein, with amino-acid sequence MADWSLLGNFLEEVQEHSTSVGKVWLTILFIFRILVLGTAAESSWGDEQEDFTCDTEQPGCENVCYDTAFPIAHIRYWVLQIVFVSTPSLIYMGHAMHTVRMEEKRRRKEQEDQGGGDGEEGGGEGGEEKHYLEHGEEKGGECGKEGSGMGRVRLRGALLQTYVLSILIRTLMEVVFIVVQYILYGVFLNALYVCNSRPCPHPVNCYVSRPTEKNVFIVFMLAVSGVSLFLSAVELYHLAFKQCQRFLRRKRQQQQQQQQQLLQGRTPSSATVITAEPDSPPRPSMPCTPPPDFSQCVSSSPHTHPMHSQSHPHPSCPPFNNRLAHQQNSVNMATERHRVVHNDLETEDFLHVTYEGHADTPNACTPPSSLLQNGFQNGFLKDKRRLSKTSGSSSRVRPDDLAV